The genomic stretch AACACTACATCAAACGCCATTCATGAAGGAATTAATTATGCTTCAGGAGCTTCAGGGATTTTGGACCAAACGGGAACGTTCTTTGTCTGTATTCCTTGCTTTTCTACCATTCACTAGTAGTTAATGCATAATAGAGTATTAAGGATGCGTTActaatcatttatttatttttttgactTGTGTTGATGCTTCACAGATAGGAAGACTGACGCTGAAAGAGCAAATTGGGTATTTTGAAAAGAGTAGGTCATACATGGTGAATCTAATGGGAGAAGAGAAGACCAACGAACTCCTAAGCAAAGCAATCTTCTCCATTACAATTGGATCAAATGATATTCTCAGCTATTTCCGACCATCCTTTCCCTTTTCTGGTGACAAAATAGCTCCAGAAGTGTTGCAAGATCATATGGTTTCCAACTTAACCACGCAGCTTAAGGTATCATAAAAATACTGATGGGTTATATACATTGATGGGAAGCGCGATCGCTACTGGTTCTTGGATGTATAATACTCGGTAATCATAATAAATAAATGTTTTTGTGAAGCGACTGCGGTGGTTAGGTGCTCGAAAATTCGTGGTAGTTGGAGTTGGACCTCTTGGATGCATCCCTTATGTCCGTGCCACCCGCCTTATCCCAGAGGGAGAATGTTCGATTGAAGTAAATTCGGTGGTGAGAGGCTACAATAGCAAACTAAAAGAAGGGCTGAATCGACTCAACAGAGAGGTGGGATTTGGAGCTGTATTCGTGTACGCCAATTCCTACGATGTCTTCAGAAGAATGATACGAAATTATCATCAATACGGTGAGTTGGTTAGTTATTTATTgaacaaaacaagaagaaaaaagagttccatttcttttcttttcttttcttttctttcgatGGAGAATCTTGATTTGGTGCTGTGTTGGTGGTACGGGTATAAATTGTATTGAAGGGAAGGGGTGGGGACTGGGGAGGGGAAGGTAACCACTTTTAACATCTTATAATTAAAAGTTTTGATGGTTTATTCGGATGGGGCATCCTCCTGAAATTCAGACAAGAACTACTGTAGTAGTAGACTAGTAGTATGAATTGTGGAGTGATTCCTGATAGTAGTACTTGTTTGGATATTATTTTGGGATGGATCGATAATAATTGATTGGCAGGTTTCGAGAATGGGGATGGTCCCTGTTGTGGTGGCTATTTCCCTCCATTTGTTTGCTTCGAAGGAAAGGGGAAGACGGCAAATGCAAGCAGCTCATTTCTGTGCAGTGATCGAGCAAAATATGTGTTCTGGGATGCATTTCATCCAACAGAGGCAGCTAATCTCATAGTCGCAGAGAAGCTGTTAGATGGCGATCCAAGTGTGTGCTCCCCCATGAACATTCGTCAGCTTCACCACACCCCCATCATTCCCATTCACCAACGGAGCTAAGACTCCTTCTTGCTTCCATTCACACAATTCGGACTCAATCCAACATCAACAGCAACATCTACTGATCATAATGGATGATTTATCAAAGCATTATTAATGTAATCTGCTTTTATACTACTACACTAGTAGCAGTACTAGTATTGATTCAAGTTGCTACTATCACACTCTGGACAATATTTCGTTTACCATAATACTCTTTTTTAAGTACAGGAAGCTTAATTTAACAATcaaagcaaaaaataaataaataaattagttCCAGGAAAccattgagaatttttttttttttggttcttggTGCAGTAAATATGTACTTACTACATGAGGTGTTGGGCGATGAGAGACAGGctgtaaataataataataataataataataataatattggGGGTGGATTTTGAGAGTGGCTTCTCTGATATGatacttattattattacgGTCAGTGTTGCTGGTATACAGGTAtggaaaaataattaattgcgTGTATTGACTTTTGAGCCGATCATCAATTACTCCAATGGAACAACTCAGGGACCGGTTAGAGCGTACACCGCCCAGAAATTTGGTGGCAGCACGTGAGCTGTTTAGTGAGGCTTtgcatctctctctctctctgtggaATTTGCAGAGATTTAGGGGTAACACCATCCTGCATTGTCGCAACTCCTTGGAACTATTAGAAAATTGCAGTGCAGTTGGCAGTTGGCCGGCCCTCAGTGATAATAATAATCCTCTTTCTAGCTCCCAAAGTCAAAGATACACTTCAGATGCTATTAAAGAAAACAAGGGCAATGACGAGTCAATTTTCCtcccactctttttttttttttttttttttcattatttatttttttttctgaaaggAAGTGAGCCCATTTTCACATTCCTTACGGATAGTCTCGTGCTCGAATACTCTAATAATAATATGTGTTTAGATAGTAGactatttggaataatttttttttaaaaaaaatattgtagcgtcttttttttttttttggatataaCGTacgtaaaataaaaataatatttgaaaaatgtGTTAATTATACGAGCaaaataaaatttgacaaatagttttttgttatatttgattGATAACGAGTGGAATGAGTTTCCGTATATGCAAAGTAGTTTTCTATTATTCCTaggcaaaatttttttaaaaaataaaataaaatgctgCTCCATGCTCTTTTCTCAACGAACGCTAGTCCATTGCAAGATCAAACATAGCTCATTAAATAAAGAGTAACAGGCTCAAACAGAAAAAATCATGCGTAGAAAACCTAATTTAGCAATACCACGCAAAGGTGGAAAATAATAATTTTGCTCAGTGGGCATAATAATTTTTGCACACGACTTCTCTGCTGCCAAGAGAAATATTGGTGTAGGGTTGGCTTTCCGGTTTtgctcattttttttcccaaaaactCAACTGACCATTCCAATCAAGTCCAAAGGCAGTTTATTTAAGCACTTTTGTCGACGCTGCTGCTATAATTCGATCATACGCACATAAACAATTGTGCCAGAAAGCCTTCAAACTgcttattcaaaaaaaattttcagtggACTTTCTTTATTATAAACATTTCATAAACTGGCCTCAGAAAAGCAGAAACATTAAGAAGTTGTCGAAAACAAGCACTTGGTGGTGCTGAAAAGAACCAGCAAGGAAGATTTACTTGTCCTTAATACCCTAAAAATTGGATGCTGTCATAATAGCTTTGCCTTGATTATATGTTGTTCttccaaattttatttatttatttttattactaTGAAAAATTAGTATTGGTACCTTACATTCTTTTTTTTAGGGGGAAAAAAGGAATCGAGAAGAAAAAGAGACCAGCTACGGACTTCTGCAGGTATTGTCCGCTTTCCACAAGGCTCTTCGATTATTTTGGAAGCATGTAGTCCAGCCCATAATGAATATTGTGGGTTTCGGGGTTACTCCCAATTACCCAGCGGTTACCCCCAAGTTCACAGTCAAATTCAAAGATGAAGTCCAGCCCATTAGAAATCACCCACAATGGCCTGTGACGCTGTAACAATATTGAGTAATCAGATTTTAGGATCCTGGGAACTGCCATCGAATTCGATCGACGAGCAGGAGGAACAAAACCCAGAgcagaaaaaaatttgaaaaaaaaatgggatacgTACTGAGAGTGAGGACAGCATCGTTCTTCGCGGGTGCAGCGGTGGCTTCTGCCATGGGAATTTATGCTCTGCAACAGGATTACAAAAATGCCCATCGCACCCATTCTCAGCAGGTTCCtgcttcttctccttcttcttttgactttttttttttttttttttaagttttcttTCCTGTAtacgttccttttgttttccatttctGCGAATAGTTAATTACAGATATTTTTCCTCATATCCATGCCCGTCTATGTATCTCTGTTGagctttattttgatttgattgGATGAGGGAGAAAAGCCTAATGCTATTACGGGACAAAAATGGAAGTCAGAGAgggattttttctttcttttttatgcaAATAGAAATTGGATGAATGAccatgttctttgagggatgagCTCTTGCTTGTCATCTGTTCTGAAGTCCCAACTTGCCTTTGCTCTGAGGGATTTATGTAAGTAAAGATGTTTTCATGCTCACAAACTTATGCTTTTGAACAGTTTAAAGGTGgaggaaaagaaataaatcaaaagaATTCTTAGTTAATACAAGACGTTGGTCGCCctacttgattttttttccctttttgtttgTCTGGGACTTGGATTTTATAGGTTTATGATTGACCACGATATGCAGTTGTTTAGTGCAGACAAAGTCTTTTCTAATGGGACGGAAAGCAGTTAAGGATTTTGTTCTGGATTATGAGATCATTTTGATGGTCTATTTGTGTAAATCTTGGGATTTGCCGTTCTTTCTTTTTGGCACTAAAATGTGCTAATTTGACTACTTCATCAGTTAAAATAGCAAAATGTCAACTTTGTCTGCAGTTACAGATGTAGCCGTGCTACCTTAACATTGGAAGCAACTGGCCTGCTGTAAAATTATGCGAATCAACTGTCATTACCTTAGAACTTAATTGACATTTAATAGTAGAGGGTAATGGTATATTGGTAGAGGGTAATGGTGTATTTAAGTTTGTTTAATATGGCTGTGAAAATTATATCCGCACCACTTACAATGTTGGTGGTATCTTgcttcaaaaattatttttctttttgttttttgtggCATTGTTGTTTTTATGTTACCA from Coffea eugenioides isolate CCC68of chromosome 8, Ceug_1.0, whole genome shotgun sequence encodes the following:
- the LOC113780920 gene encoding GDSL esterase/lipase At5g41890, with product MEIHTFCAILVVIQLHVFPCVSLTSFVFGDSLVDAGNNDYLFTLSKADSPPYGIDFLPSGGRPTGRFTNGRTIPDIIGQVLGATSFPPPCLAPNTTSNAIHEGINYASGASGILDQTGTFFIGRLTLKEQIGYFEKSRSYMVNLMGEEKTNELLSKAIFSITIGSNDILSYFRPSFPFSGDKIAPEVLQDHMVSNLTTQLKRLRWLGARKFVVVGVGPLGCIPYVRATRLIPEGECSIEVNSVVRGYNSKLKEGLNRLNREVGFGAVFVYANSYDVFRRMIRNYHQYGFENGDGPCCGGYFPPFVCFEGKGKTANASSSFLCSDRAKYVFWDAFHPTEAANLIVAEKLLDGDPSVCSPMNIRQLHHTPIIPIHQRS